The Paraburkholderia caffeinilytica genome segment GTTACGGCAGCCGAAGTAGCCCGAGGCGATTTCCCAGATGATGTCGCCGCCGTGCTCGCGGTGATATTTCGACATCGAACCCTCGCCCGTGTCGTGCGCGAAGTTGCCTTTCTTCGCGCCGAGGTTCAGCGCCATGATCGCGTTCGCCGACAGCGAGCCGAAGCTCATCGCGGAGACGTTGAAGATCGACATCGAGTAAGGTTGCGCGCGCTCGGGCCCGACGACGATACGGAAGTCGTGGTTGTCGAGTCTGGTCGGCGCGAGCGAGTGGCTGATCCATTCATGCGCGACGGCTTTGACGTCGAGCTCGGTGCCATACGGACGGCTGTCCACGTCGTTCTTCGCGCGCTGATAGACGATGCTGCGTTGCGCACGCGAGAACGGTTTCTCGTCGGTGTCGTCCTCGACGAAATACTGGCGGATTTCCGGGCGAATGAATTCGAACAGGAAGCGGAAGTGGCCCCATAGCGGATAGTTGCGCAGAATCGCGTGGCGCTCCTGTGTCAGGTCGAACAGGCCGAGCGCGACGAGCGCCGCCGGCACGATGATCCAGAACCACGAGATGTGATGCGCCGAGGCGAGCGCCGCACAGGCTGCGAGCAGAATGACCGCGCACCACATCGCCAGATAACGTCGAGAAAGCATGGGGACTCCAGTGCAGTGAAGATCGTCGCGGGGGGATCGTCGACGTTGTCGGCGCAGACGGAATCCGCCGCGAAGGGAAACGACCACCTGCTTGTTATAGTGAAGCTAGCTGCGGCTCGAAGATGAAACGCGTCGGTGAAGCGTGAAGTCTGAAGCTTGAAGATGAGGCATGCGGGTGAAGCAGGTGCGGCGGCGCGAAGGCGTAGCCGCACGGCCGGATTCATGGCTCAACGGGCGGTGAGCAGCGCGGCCTGTTGCGGCTGGCGCGCCGTTGGCTGCCCGGTCATGGCGTGTTCGATGATACCGCCACCGAGGCACACGTCGCCATCGTAGAGCACCGCAGATTGCCCCGGTGTGACAGCCCATTGCGCGGTGTCGAAATTCAGCTCGAAGAGACCGTCGCCGCCGTTTGCCACACTCGCCGCCGCGCTAAAGGAGCACGGTGCATCCGCTTGCCGGTAACGGGTTTTCGCCCCGCACGCAAAACCGTCGGCCGGCGGTTCGCCCGCGACCCAGCTCGTATTGCCCGCGCTCAACGTATGGCTCAGCAGCCACGGATGGTCGTGGCCCTGCGCGACATACAGCGTGTTCGACGCAATATCCTTACCGGCGACGAACCACGGCTCGCCGCTGCCTTCCTTGCTGCCGCCGAGGCCGATGCCCTTGCGTTGCCCGAACGTGTAGAAGGCGAGGCCGATGTGCTCGCCGACCACGTTGCCGTCGGTGGTTTTCATCGGGCCGGGTTGGGTCGGCAGATAGCGGTTCAGGAAGTCGCGGAACGGCCGTTCGCCGATGAAGCAGATACCGGTCGAATCCTTCTTCTTCGCATTCGGCAACGCGATCTGTTCGGCGATTTCGCGGACTTTGGTTTTCGGAATCTCGCCGAGCGGAAACAGCGTCTTCGACAACTGCGCCTGGTTCAGCCGATGCAGAAAGTACGACTGGTCCTTCGTATGATCGAAGGCCTTCAGCAGTTCGAAGCGGCCGTTGTTTTCACGCACGCGCGCATAGTGGCCGGTCGCGATGGTTTCCGCGCCGAGCGACATCGCGTGATCGAGGAAGGCCTTGAACTTGATCTCGGCGTTGCACAGCACGTCTGGATTCGGCGTGCGGCCGGCCGAGTATTCGCGCAGGAATTCGGCGAACACGCGGTCTTTGTATTCGGCGGCGAAGTTGACCGCTTCCACGTCGATGCCGATCAGGTCGGCGACCGAGACGACGTCGATCCAGTCCTGCCGCGTCGAGCAGTACTCGCTGTCGTCGTCGTCTTCCCAGTTCTTCATGAACAGGCCGACCACGTCGTAGCCCTGTTCCTTCAGCAGCCACGCGGTAACCGACGAATCGACGCCGCCCGACATGCCTACTACGACTTTCTGCTTGCTCATAAGGTGCTCACTGGGTGCTGCATGACTTCATTGATCGTGGATTGACCGTGTTGCCCGGTCGCCTGGCTGGCCGCTTATGACGGACCCGGCTCGTTTATGACAGGTTAAGCCTGCTACGCCTTGCGAAGCCCGCTTCCGTCTGCTTATGTCTGCCTATGTCTGTTTATGCCCGACCGAATGCGTATGCACGAAGTCGAGCGGGAATCGCCGCCCCGCGAGGTAGTCGTCGAGACATTGCATGACGAGCGGCGTGCGGTGCCGTTCGGGGCAGGCGCGCAATTCGTCGGCGCTCATCCACAGCGTGCGGACGATGTCGGGATCGAGCGTGCGCCTCGCATCCGCTTCGCCGCTCGTGCCGCAATAGGTGAGGCGCAGATACGTGACGCCCTCACTACCGGGCCGCTCGACATGCGTCACGTACATGCCGACCAGCGCCGTGGGCGTGAACGGATGCGCGGTTTCTTCGAGCGTTTCGCGGATGACCGCTTCCGGAAGCGTTTCACCCGCCTCCAGATGGCCGGCGGGCTGATTCAGGCGCAGGCCGTCGGCGGTATGTTCCTCGACCACGAGAAAACGCCCGTCACGCTCGACGATGGCCGCAACGGTGACGTGCGGCAGCCAGGTTTCCGGTTTCATGGCTGCGCATTTTACCGTTTATGGGCCTGGGCTGCCGGGAAGCGGGCGATCGGCTGCGCGGGCCGCCCAGCCCGCCCGGCCCCGGCCAGGGAGCCGTCCCGCCCGCCGGGCAACCCCGGATTGTCCCCGATTTCTGCGCAACCCCAGGTTTCGGTTAAAGTGACGCCGTTAGCCGTTGCACTTGCAAGCCGGCGTGCCTCGTCGGCAGCTCTGTCGTAAAACAGGAAGTCGAGGAGGAGAAACGATGCACATCGGAGTGCCAGCCGAGACGCGCGCGCACGAAACCCGCGTCGCCGCGACGCCCGAAACGGTCAGGAAGTATGTGACCCAGGGCCACCGGGTCACGATCCAGAGCGGCGCCGGTACCGGCGCAAGCTTTCCTGACGATGCCTTTACAGCCGCCGGCGCGGAAATCGTCGATGCGGCGACTGCTTTTGGCGCGGATCTCGTTTTGAAGGTCCAGTCCCCGACCGATGCCGAATTGCCGCTGCTCAAGCGCGGCGCGACGCTGGTCGGCATGCTCGATCCTTTTAACGCCGAAAACGCGCTGAAACTGGCTGCGGCCGGCGTCACCGCATTCGCTTTAGAGGCCGCGCCAAGAACCACCCGCGCGCAGAGTCTGGACGTGCTGTCGTCGCAGGCGAACATCGCCGGGTACAAGGCCGTTCTGCTGGCCGCCACGCTTTATCCCCGCTTCATGCCGATGCTGATGACGGCCGCAGGCACCGTGAAAGCGGCCCGCGTGCTGATTCTCGGCGCGGGCGTGGCCGGTCTGCAGGCGATTGCGACCGCCAAGCGCCTGGGCGCGGTGATCGAAGCGTCTGACGTGCGCCCGGCGGTCAAGGAGCAGATTGAATCGCTCGGCGCCAAATTTCTCGATGTCCCCTATGAAACGGATGAGGAGCGCGAAGCCGCGCAGGGCGTCGGCGGCTACGCGCGGCCGATGCCGCCTTCGTGGCTTGCGCGCCAGTCCGCACTGGTTCACGAGCGCGCGAAACAGGCCGACGTGGTGATCTCGACCGCCCTGATTCCGGGCCGCGCGGCGCCGACGCTGATCTCGGTGGAAACCGTGCAGGCGATGAAGCCCGGCTCCGTGCTGGTGGACCTCGCGGCAGGACGCGGCGCCGAGTACGAGGGCCGGCGCGGCGGCAACTGTCCGCTCACCGAAGCGGACCAGGTCGTCACCCGACATGGCGTGCAGATCGTCGGCTACACGAATCTGGCCTCGATGGTGCCCGCCGACGCGTCGTCGCTCTACGCACGCAACCTGCTCGACTTCCTGAAGCTGATCATCAGCAAGGAAGGCGCCCTGAACATCGATCTCGCGGACGACATCGTCGCGGCCACGCTGCTGGCCCGCGACGGCGAAGTCACGCGCAAGGCCTAGAGGAGAACGGCGATGGAAGTCATCAACCACACCGTCATCAACCTGATCATCTTCGTGCTGGCGATTTACGTCGGCTACCACGTCGTCTGGAACGTCACGCCCGCGCTGCATACGCCGCTGATGGCCGTGACCAACGCGATCTCGGCGATTGTGATCGTCGGCGCGATGCTGGCGGCCGGTCTCACGCTGGGTGCGCCCGGCAAGTTCTTCGGCACGCTGGCCGTCGCGCTCGCGGCAGTGAACGTGTTCGGCGGGTTCCTTGTGACGAGGCGAATGCTGGAGATGTTCAGGAAGAAAGAGCCGAAGAAGCTCCCCGCAGCCGCCAAGGAGAACGCGTAATGAGTCTGAACGTCGTCACGCTGCTATATCTGGTCGCGTCGGTCTGTTTCATCCAGGCGCTCAAGGGGCTGTCGAATCCGAAGACGGCGCGCACCGGCAATACCTTCGGCATGGTCGGGATGGCGATTGCGATCCTCACCACCATCGCGCTGATCGTCAAGCAGGCGAATGCACTCGGCTCGAATCTCGGGCTGGGGCTCGGCCTGCTGCTGGTCGCACTGGTGATCGGCGGCGCGATCGGCGCGTTTGTCGCCGCGCGCGTCGAGATGACCAAGATGCCGGAACTGGTCGCGGCGATGCACTCGCTGATCGGTCTCGCGGCCGTGTGTATCGCCTATGCGGTGGTGTCGGAGCCGTCGGCCTTCGGTCTCGTCGATCCGGAGAATCCGGTGCCGGGTTTCCTGCCATACGGCAATCGCGTCGAGCTGTTCATCGGTACGTTCGTCGGCGCGATTACGTTCTCCGGTTCGGTGATCGCGTTCGGCAAGCTGTCGGGCAAGTACAAGTTCCGGCTGTTCCAGGGCGCACCGGTGGTCTATGCAGGGCAGCACCTGATCAACCTGATGCTTGCGCTCGCGATGCTCGGTTTCGGCGTGATCTTCTTCCTCACGCAATCGTGGCTGCCGTTCATCATCATGACGATCATCGCCTTCGTGCTCGGCGTGCTGATCATCATTCCGATCGGTGGCGCGGACATGCCGGTGGTCGTGTCGATGCTGAACTCGTACTCGGGCTGGGCGGCGGCGGGCATCGGCTTCTCGCTGAACAATCCGATGCTGATCATCGCGGGCTCGCTGGTGGGCTCCTCGGGTGCGATCCTGTCGTACATCATGTGCCGGGCGATGAACCGCTCGTTCTTCAACGTGATTCTCGGTGGCTTCGGCAACGAGGCGGGTGCGGCGGCGGCGGGTGGGTCGGCGGAGCAGCGTCCGGTGAAATCCGGTTCGGCTGATGACGCTTCGTTCATGCTCGGCAATGCGGAAACCGTGGTGATCGTGCCGGGGTATGGTCTTGCCGTGGCGCGCGCGCAGCATGCGTTGAAGGAACTGACCGACAAGCTGGTCGAGAAGGGCATCGAGGTGAAGTACGCGATTCACCCGGTGGCCGGCCGGATGCCGGGCCACATGAACGTGCTGCTTGCGGAAGCCGAAGTACCGTACGACATGGTGCACGAGATGGACGACATCAACGGCGAGTTCGGCCAGGTCGACGTGGTGTTGGTGCTGGGTGCGAACGACGTGGTGAACCCGGCGGCGAAGAACGATCCGAAGTCGCCGATCGCGGGCATGCCGATCATCGAGGCGTACAAGGCGCGCACGGTCATCGTGAACAAGCGTTCGATGGCGGCAGGCTACGCCGGTCTCGACAACGACTTGTTCTACATGGACAAGACGATGATGGTATTCGGCGACGCGAAGAAAGTGATCGAGGATATGGTGAAGGCGGTGGAGTAACGCGCCTCGTTGCCTCGGCGGTTCGCGGCTTGCCTGACGGCAGGCGGCGGACTGCCGGGCGTACAGCCTTGGATGCGTGTGCGAAATCTAGCCGGCGCAGGGCGCTTCGTGATTCACCGCCTGGGACTGTCCGTTCTTGAAATTCAGGCAGATTGCGCGACCGGCACGTGAGGTCGGGTGTCAAATCCTGGACATGCGCTCGCGTCTCACTGCTGCGTTGCATCCACATCTTTACCGCGGCTTCGCATTCACATGCCGCAGCAAGTCCGCCAAGCGTCGTCCTTCCTGATCCGGATACGTTTCGAGCACCTGAAGATCCTGGATCTTCTCCAGACCGAAATTGCGGAAATCGCTGCGCAATTCGCACCATGCGCCGAGTGTCCAGCGTGCGCCCCAATAGGCCAGCGCCAGGGGCCACACGCGCCGTTCGGTCGCGGCGCCGTTCGCATCGGTGTAGGCAAAGCTCACGACGTGCCGGGTGTCGATCGCGCGATGCAGGATATCCACCTTCGCTGAAAAATCCGCCTTGATGTGAAACGACGGCGCGAAGATCGCCAGCCGTTCGAGCGTTGCGCGTTTGTCGGCGGGCATTGCCGAGGCGATCTTTGCCAACGCCCCACGCGCGCCGCTCGCGAAGCCGGCGCCACCCCACGATTCGAGCATTCGCGCGCCTGCTGCGAGCGCGGCCAGTTCATCGACGGTGAAAGTGAGCGGCGGCAGGCTCGCCGCGCGGCTCAACCGATAGCCGATGCCCGCTTCGCCTTCGATCGGCACGCCTGATAGCTGCAGATCGCGCACGTCGCGATAGACCGTGCGCAGCGAGATATTCATCCAGTCGGCGAGTTGTTGCGCGGTGGTCAGACGCCGTCCGCGCAACAGTTCGGCGATCTGGAAGAGGCGGTCGGCGCGGCGCGTCATCGTGGGCGTCTTGTAGAAAAGGACGGGGACAGTCCCGCGATGATAGCGCCGCATGCTGCGCTCCGGTCGGCGTTCTGCGTGGTGCCTGCTGGCCGCGCGCTTAACCGTTGGTCCGCGAATGCAGGCCGAGGCGGTTGCCTTCCGTGTCGATGAAGAACGCGATGTAGCCGATGTCCTGCGGCAGTTTGATCACCGGGCCGTCGGTCTTGCCGCCGGCCTGTTCGACGCGGGCGAGCACCGCGTCCACGGTGGGTTGCGCGTTCAGATAGACGAGCACGCCGTCGTCGGTCGGTGTCATCGACGGGCTATGGACGATTGCGCCGCCGGTGGCCGGTTCCTCGTAGCCGAAGATGGCGATCGGCTGGCCGCCGACTTCCTCGCGATTCAGTTTGACGTCGAGTGCGGTTTCGTAAAAGCGCACAGCGCGCTCGAAATCGACGGACGGAATTTCGAACCATGCAACAACTTTGGATGATGCGGACATGACACTCTCCTGTGAATGGCGGTAAGCCGTGCAAAGCGCCGGATGGCGTGAGAAGGAGTGTGCGGGGGTGCTACTGACAGCGTAGTGTCAGTAGGGCGCGGCGAGTGCAGTAAAAGGATCGGGGGAGGAGGAGTGCGCCGGGCGACCGCCGAGTATCGGCGAAAAAAAACCGCGGACCAGGATCCGCGGTTTCTTTCGATGCTGTTCAGCCTCAGCTTCAGCTTTGGCTTACGCTGCCGGCGTGTCGTTGCTCTGCGGCCGTTGGCGAACGCTGCCCGCGATCAGATCGAAGCGGAACAGCCGGCATTCGAGCGCGCCGTTGAAGAGTGGCGTCTTGGTCGATTCACGCAGACGCAACTGGCCCGGGAGTTTGCGATCCGACGTCAGGATGAACGCGTGCCAGCCGGTGAAACGCTGCTTCAGCGCATCGCCGAGCGATTGGAAGAACTCGCTGTCTGGTGCTTCTTCCTGGGCGCGGTGGAAGGTGTCGTCGTCGCGGCCTTCGCGCGCCGCACGGCCTTCGCGGATTTCGCCGCGCGCATTGCGGCCGCGCACTTCAATCCGCTCGCCATAGGGCGGATTCGCGACGAGGATGCCCGGCTCCGCCGACGGCGCCGTCATGCCGCGCGCATCGACCTGTTTGAGCGGAATGGAAGGCAAACCGGCACGTTGAAAGTTCGCACGCGCCTTGTCGAGCATGTCGCCGGAAATATCGCTGCCGAAGATTTGCAGATCGGCGCGCGAAGAGCGGGCGGCATGCTTGGCGTCGAGCGCGGCAGCCTTCAGCGGTTGCCAGGTTTTGGCGTCGAATTGCTTGAGCTTTTCGAAGCCGAAGCGGCGTTCCGCGCCCGGCGCGATATTCAGCGCCACTTGCGCGGCTTCCGCGAGGAAGGTGCCGCTGCCGCACATCGGATCGTACAGCGGCGTGCCCGCGGTCCAGCCGGTCAGGCGCAGGATACCTGCCGCGAGGTTCTCGCGCAGCGGCGCCGCGCCCTTGTCCAGCCGCCAGCCGCGCTTGAAGAGCGGATCGCCGGAGGTGTCGAGGTAGAGCGTGCAGTCGGTGGCGGTGAGGAACGCGAACACGCGCACATCGGGCATGGCGGTGTCGATGCTCGGACGCGCGCCACTTACTTCACGCAGACGGTCGCAGATCGCGTCCTTGACGCGCAGCGTGGTGAATTCGAGACTGCGCAGTGGCGACTTGATGGCGGTGACGTCCACGCGCAGCGTTTCGTTCGCCGAGAACCATTGCTCCCAGCGCTGTTCAACTGCGAGCGCGTAAATGTCCTGTTCGCTGCGATACGGCCGATGCGCGATTTTCAGCAGCACGCGGCTTGCGAGGCGCGAGTGCAGATTGGCGGCCATACCGGCGGCCCAGCCGCCGCGGAAATGCACGCCACCGGGCACTTGCGCGCCGGCCGTGAACGGCGCGCCGTTCAGGTGCTTCGCGGCAATTTCGGCGAGTTCGGCGGCGAGCGAGGCTTCAAGGCCGCGCGGACAGGGAAGGAAGAAATCGAAGGACATTGAGGTTGCCGGAAGGCGTTAGATAAGGCGCTATTGTACGCGGTCGGGGTGAGGCACCACTTTGGCCGGCCACACCAAGTCCAGCGGATGCCGGAACACCCGCTACCAGATCGCGCCACCCACCACCCGCAGGGAAAAAACCTTCCTCAACTACCCGCGCCAGCAGTCACACCAGCAGAAGGACACGCCGGCACGGCAAAACCAGTCCCCTTGGCAGCGGAGCCACTTTTAAGCCCCGACCCCGCCATCCCCTGCACACCAGCAGCAACCTGCACAGCAATCCGCTGCAAAGCCGCCCGATGCCCATTAACAAGCGCATCGTAGCCGCCGCTAACCGGCTCATTCACCACACTCCGGCAGGTCATCACAGCACTACCCCGCACAGCCCGCACACTCCAGACCGCATCGATCAACGCATGCGACCCCGGCCATGACTCGAACCGCTGCACATTCATGCTGACCCGGTACACCGGCGTCGTATCCGGATACGCGGTGCCATACACGTCGATCGTGCCTAGCTGCTGCGTAAGACTGGTCGACAAGGCCCGGCGAATCTCGTCACCCGGCAACGAAGCCCAACGCTCCTGTTCGAGCACCTGAACCTGTGTCGGTCCCGTCTGCACGACAAGCTGATTCTTCGCCACTTGCGGCGGCACATCGATCGGCGCGACCTCGATCAGCCATGCCGGTGCAGCAGAAGTCCGGGCGCTAACCGGCGCCGCGGAGCCAGCGGGCGCGCCTTCCGCGCCGAGCGTATAAAAGCGGCTGCTCGGCGACGAACACGCCGCCATCGCCACCAGTCCGGCCAGAGCGCCGACATAAACAGCGCCGCGCACGAGCCCGCGCGGCGGGCGGGGGAGCCGGGCAAACATCATGGTTTATCTCCTGTTTTACCGCGCAACAGCGATTCCGGATGACGCTCCAGATAATCCGACAACGCATTCAGCGACTGCAACGTGCGCGTCAGCTCCTGCAACGCCTGATGAACATCGGACTGCAACGGCGAGTCCTGCTGCAACGTCGCCTCGGCCGATCCGAAGGTCCGCTTCGCCGCGGCCAGCGTGTCGCGCGCCTCCGGCACGACT includes the following:
- a CDS encoding VOC family protein, yielding MSASSKVVAWFEIPSVDFERAVRFYETALDVKLNREEVGGQPIAIFGYEEPATGGAIVHSPSMTPTDDGVLVYLNAQPTVDAVLARVEQAGGKTDGPVIKLPQDIGYIAFFIDTEGNRLGLHSRTNG
- a CDS encoding THUMP domain-containing class I SAM-dependent RNA methyltransferase, translating into MSFDFFLPCPRGLEASLAAELAEIAAKHLNGAPFTAGAQVPGGVHFRGGWAAGMAANLHSRLASRVLLKIAHRPYRSEQDIYALAVEQRWEQWFSANETLRVDVTAIKSPLRSLEFTTLRVKDAICDRLREVSGARPSIDTAMPDVRVFAFLTATDCTLYLDTSGDPLFKRGWRLDKGAAPLRENLAAGILRLTGWTAGTPLYDPMCGSGTFLAEAAQVALNIAPGAERRFGFEKLKQFDAKTWQPLKAAALDAKHAARSSRADLQIFGSDISGDMLDKARANFQRAGLPSIPLKQVDARGMTAPSAEPGILVANPPYGERIEVRGRNARGEIREGRAAREGRDDDTFHRAQEEAPDSEFFQSLGDALKQRFTGWHAFILTSDRKLPGQLRLRESTKTPLFNGALECRLFRFDLIAGSVRQRPQSNDTPAA
- the mnmA gene encoding tRNA 2-thiouridine(34) synthase MnmA gives rise to the protein MSKQKVVVGMSGGVDSSVTAWLLKEQGYDVVGLFMKNWEDDDDSEYCSTRQDWIDVVSVADLIGIDVEAVNFAAEYKDRVFAEFLREYSAGRTPNPDVLCNAEIKFKAFLDHAMSLGAETIATGHYARVRENNGRFELLKAFDHTKDQSYFLHRLNQAQLSKTLFPLGEIPKTKVREIAEQIALPNAKKKDSTGICFIGERPFRDFLNRYLPTQPGPMKTTDGNVVGEHIGLAFYTFGQRKGIGLGGSKEGSGEPWFVAGKDIASNTLYVAQGHDHPWLLSHTLSAGNTSWVAGEPPADGFACGAKTRYRQADAPCSFSAAASVANGGDGLFELNFDTAQWAVTPGQSAVLYDGDVCLGGGIIEHAMTGQPTARQPQQAALLTAR
- a CDS encoding NAD(P) transhydrogenase subunit alpha produces the protein MEVINHTVINLIIFVLAIYVGYHVVWNVTPALHTPLMAVTNAISAIVIVGAMLAAGLTLGAPGKFFGTLAVALAAVNVFGGFLVTRRMLEMFRKKEPKKLPAAAKENA
- a CDS encoding PqiC family protein, with the protein product MMFARLPRPPRGLVRGAVYVGALAGLVAMAACSSPSSRFYTLGAEGAPAGSAAPVSARTSAAPAWLIEVAPIDVPPQVAKNQLVVQTGPTQVQVLEQERWASLPGDEIRRALSTSLTQQLGTIDVYGTAYPDTTPVYRVSMNVQRFESWPGSHALIDAVWSVRAVRGSAVMTCRSVVNEPVSGGYDALVNGHRAALQRIAVQVAAGVQGMAGSGLKSGSAAKGTGFAVPACPSAGVTAGAGS
- a CDS encoding NAD(P)(+) transhydrogenase (Re/Si-specific) subunit beta; amino-acid sequence: MSLNVVTLLYLVASVCFIQALKGLSNPKTARTGNTFGMVGMAIAILTTIALIVKQANALGSNLGLGLGLLLVALVIGGAIGAFVAARVEMTKMPELVAAMHSLIGLAAVCIAYAVVSEPSAFGLVDPENPVPGFLPYGNRVELFIGTFVGAITFSGSVIAFGKLSGKYKFRLFQGAPVVYAGQHLINLMLALAMLGFGVIFFLTQSWLPFIIMTIIAFVLGVLIIIPIGGADMPVVVSMLNSYSGWAAAGIGFSLNNPMLIIAGSLVGSSGAILSYIMCRAMNRSFFNVILGGFGNEAGAAAAGGSAEQRPVKSGSADDASFMLGNAETVVIVPGYGLAVARAQHALKELTDKLVEKGIEVKYAIHPVAGRMPGHMNVLLAEAEVPYDMVHEMDDINGEFGQVDVVLVLGANDVVNPAAKNDPKSPIAGMPIIEAYKARTVIVNKRSMAAGYAGLDNDLFYMDKTMMVFGDAKKVIEDMVKAVE
- a CDS encoding helix-turn-helix transcriptional regulator; this translates as MRRYHRGTVPVLFYKTPTMTRRADRLFQIAELLRGRRLTTAQQLADWMNISLRTVYRDVRDLQLSGVPIEGEAGIGYRLSRAASLPPLTFTVDELAALAAGARMLESWGGAGFASGARGALAKIASAMPADKRATLERLAIFAPSFHIKADFSAKVDILHRAIDTRHVVSFAYTDANGAATERRVWPLALAYWGARWTLGAWCELRSDFRNFGLEKIQDLQVLETYPDQEGRRLADLLRHVNAKPR
- a CDS encoding NUDIX hydrolase, coding for MKPETWLPHVTVAAIVERDGRFLVVEEHTADGLRLNQPAGHLEAGETLPEAVIRETLEETAHPFTPTALVGMYVTHVERPGSEGVTYLRLTYCGTSGEADARRTLDPDIVRTLWMSADELRACPERHRTPLVMQCLDDYLAGRRFPLDFVHTHSVGHKQT
- a CDS encoding Re/Si-specific NAD(P)(+) transhydrogenase subunit alpha, with amino-acid sequence MHIGVPAETRAHETRVAATPETVRKYVTQGHRVTIQSGAGTGASFPDDAFTAAGAEIVDAATAFGADLVLKVQSPTDAELPLLKRGATLVGMLDPFNAENALKLAAAGVTAFALEAAPRTTRAQSLDVLSSQANIAGYKAVLLAATLYPRFMPMLMTAAGTVKAARVLILGAGVAGLQAIATAKRLGAVIEASDVRPAVKEQIESLGAKFLDVPYETDEEREAAQGVGGYARPMPPSWLARQSALVHERAKQADVVISTALIPGRAAPTLISVETVQAMKPGSVLVDLAAGRGAEYEGRRGGNCPLTEADQVVTRHGVQIVGYTNLASMVPADASSLYARNLLDFLKLIISKEGALNIDLADDIVAATLLARDGEVTRKA